AGTGAGCAATTGTGACAAACCTTACCGGGACATGCCGGTTtttctcttccagtttctggAGCAGGTGCACCCTTAACTTCCCGTAAATACTGATAATAGGGAGGCCGATGGGCGGATTTTTTCAGGTTTTAGTTCTGCGGGGGGCTTGGCGAGGCCCAGGCACAGTGGGTGTGGCTGGGGGCATGTGCAACTTCTCCTGCTAACTTGTTAGCCAAGTGCAGCTAACTGCACAGTTTGCTCAGTAGAGCCACCTTGCAAGTGCAAAGTCCCCAGCTTGGCGCGCATTCCGGGACCCCGGGGCCCGGCGTCTCGCtccgggccccacccccacctcctccagccccactcaCGGTGTCAACGACCCCGGCCAGGCCAGAGGCTCCCGAGTCAGGGCATCATCAGTACCAAAGAGGCAGGTCCCGGCACAGCGTTTGATGAGCCTACTCAAACCTCCAAACGCCTGTTCCCGCAAGCTGAGCACTGGTCCCGCCGAAACCACTCCCGAGGGGCCCCCTCCCGACCCCTGCGCGCTCCCCGGAGACTCCTTCCCCACGTCTGTGGCGGGACTAGCTCAGCGTCGCAGCCAACGCTGTTCTCGGCGTTCCCGGGGCCAGTTAGGACAAGTCCCTCGGCCGCTCCGGGGCTATAGGCTGGCGGAGAGTAGAACACCCCCGAACCTCCGGACacgggcgcgcgcgcgcgggtTTCCATGGCAACCATACCCGCCAGGGAGCCTCCGCAACACCCACCAGGCCCCAAGGACCCGGGTTTCCGGGGCCCGAGATGGTCTCTATGGTTTCGGCAGCCTAGAGGGGCCGAGTCCCCGGCACTTCCGGGAAGATGGCGGCGCACTGGTCGGAGGAGGCACGTGTTCCTGCGGAGAGGGCCCCGCGGTGACGGTAAGGGGCTACCGCCCTCCGCGACGGTGGCATTCGGAGCCCGGGCTCGGGAGCAAAGGCTAGAGCAGGAGAGTAGCTTTGCCCGGCGGGACCGCGGCGGGagggctgggatttaaacctCACGAGGAAGGAGGCTAGGGAGAGGGTAGCGGCCCTTTGGAACTGCTGTCAGGAGACTGGCCTAGGCCACTTTCCCAGAAAACTCAGGTTGACACGAGAGGAGATAGTTCGTGAAGGCGCGCTCGCAGACTTCACAGCGCCTGCGGCGCGCAGCCTGGGATCTAGTTGCTTCTGTCCACAGTTATCCATGGGCAGCGGGCTAAAGCAGCCCCCACCTGTGTCATACCGGCTGGACGCATTCTCACTCCGGGCGCTGCGTTAAGTGCACTGGGGTTGGAGGACAAAGTCCGACTCCGATTTCCAGGGCGAATGGTTTCTGCCACGAGGGAGAGGGTGCGGTAAACCTTTCGTCGGGAAGCACAGAGAGCCGTAAGAGATCGAGGGGGTGTTAACACCAGTTCTGGGATGTCTGAGATCCCGGATCCACGACTTGCCAGCTCTCTGATTTGGGCGGGTAGCTAAACTCCTCAGTGCCATTTCTTCGTTTGCAAATGATGGCAACACTTGCTAGTAGGATTGTTCGGAGGAGGAAATAAGATAATCTGCGTAAAGCAATTAGCAGCATGCCGGCATCGAGTAAATGTGTTCGTGTtagatgtttttattattgaaatttgGGGGCTGATACATCAGCGATAACTTCTGGGAGGAGGCAGAGTTTTGAGGTAGCCTTAAAGGCCCCAGTGTCTTTTTACCATTCTTAAAAATTCAAGAAGCAAGACAGAGCCATTTCTTCATTCAGCGCTTTTCTGTTGGGATTCTCGGAGTATCAGGTTTTCAGGTAATCGTCCTTTAATCGTCCTTCACGGTAAGAACGTGAACAGAAATGGAAGTCATTCTGAGTTTGTTTTCATACCTAACCAGACTGGtcgtcattgtttttttttttgttggtttttttttttttatgtttattttattttttgagagacagagagcgagcgggggaggggcagagagagtgggagatctagaatctgaagcaggctccaggttccgagctgtcggcacagagcgggcctcgagcccatgaactgagatcatgacccaagctgaagccggacgctcaaccaactgagccatccaggcgtccctttGTTGAGTATTCTTATAACTCACGTTAAAAGCCTCTCAACTTTGTTTTTACATGGTAATAAACGGTGGGAGATGTTGTCAGGCAGTGGTGAAGAGCAGGGAGTCTGCAGACAAGATGTCTGGTTGCCGTCTACACATCAGCTGTGTAACCTGGAGCAAGTTGCCTAACCTCCTTAggtcttaatttcctcatttctaaagtGGGGAGAGTAATACCTTTCTGAATGCAGAGTACTCTTCCCGGGCTGGGAAGATTGAGTGAAATTGTCATGTGGTGAGCTCTTGGTACATTTCGGTATCATTACTGACACTAGGATTTGACTTTTCGACTTGCTGACCTCTCTGTGGTCAGACAGGGAGCTCCCCAAAGACTGggcctccttcctctgtctctgccccaggtTCGGAAAGGAATTTTTATGAGAGCAGCCAGGATGGATTCGATGGGTGATTTGGgcactttctccttttctcttgaaGGGATGAGAATGATGTCGTCTACTCTGCTGAGGGCCTGAGCTTAGTGACCCTCCCGTCACCATGAGTGTCACGCCAGAGATTAAGAGTCGTGGGATGAAGTTTGCCGAGGAGCAGCTGCTGAAGCATGGATGGACCCAAGGTCACCCCCGTGGCGCCCCTTCCACATCCCCCCAACTTTCCGCCCAGGGGAGCGGCGGCGTCCCGGGCTACCCATTTGTAATCCGTGCAGCTGGAGGAGGAAAAGCTAGTTTAAAGGGAAATTTACAGGTGAAAATTCCCAGCTtttccagaaaatggaagagtGGAAGAAATATTACAGTGGGTCCGTGAGAAGGAAGTGGTTGGGAGGActgggagaggggggaaggggcacaaCCTCTGTCCTGGAGGAAGCAAGGAGGAAAAGACAGCTTGAGCTCAGACAAAGGCAGGGACGCTGTGTGCAGAAATGCCAGGAACAGTGGGACTGGAGGGCATCCGCCCGGGACGGAGTGTAGCCAGCGCTCCGTGTGGGAGGGCAGAGTGGCCCCTCCCAGTGGGGGCTCAGGGCAGGCGGCAGAATAAACGGGTCGCTCCCCGTCCTGCAGGCAAAGGTCTGGGCCGGAAGGAGAATGGCATCACCCGGGCCCTCAGGGTGACGCTGAAGCAGGACACTCATGGGGTAAGACTGGGCAGGCTGAGGGAGGGCAGTGTGGATGGGAGAGGGGGActctggggacagggcagggacagGTCCTCGGGGTTCCCACTTCTTCCTCTGGCAGGTGGGACATGACCCTGCCAAGGAGTTCACGGACCACTGGTGGAATGAGCTCTTCAACAAGACTGCAGCCGGCTTGGTTGTGGAGACTGGGCAGGTAGGAGTGCTGACAGATGGCCGTTGGACCGTGGGGGCCTGGGACACGCCTGTGCCACCCATTGACTGACACCTTCCCCCAGGATGGAGTCCGGATAAGGCATCTTTCTAAGGAGACTACCCGTCGTAATCGTCCCAAGCCCAACTTGCTGTATCAGAAGTTTGTAAAGGTACCAGGGGCTGGGTGCGAGAGGGTCcatcctttttcccccctcccggGCCTCCCCCGGGGCCTGAACAGTTGCTTTGCATGCCTTGCCTGTTCTGGGGACCACCCTAACGTCGCATTCTGTGACCAGCCTTGCCATTGCTTGTCTAGACTGCCTGGCCCTCGGCCAGGACTGAGGTCTGCAGGTCCCGTGGATCCTACCATCTGCTGAGGGGCGGCGATagagggtggggggacagagatgcTGCCAGAGCAGGGTGAGAGGGGATGCCCAGTGTGAAGGACTCCAAATCCAGAGGGGACCTGAGAGAGGATCTGACCCATCCTGTGTGTTGTGCAGTTGTGGCCCAGAGCGGGGAAAGTGGCTTGTAgacaggactagaacccaggtctgCAGACTCCTGCTTTCCAGCATACTGATAGAAGGGAGCATCTGTTATGTGCTATGGGCTCTGTGTCATGTAGCAGCCCTTTCCCCTGCTCCTCATCACTGTGGCCGTTGTCCTTTCTGCTGGATTCTGTCCCAGCCGTACACGCAGACTCCTCACCCCGTTAGTTCAGTGCCACAGAGCGTCCAGAGTGCTCTCTGTAACAGAGTTCACTGGGGCTCTGGCTCGTCCCTGACCTAGGAGGACAGTCCTGATGTGTCACACTGGCTCATGTGCCCCTGCAGCCTGGTCCTGTACTCACCCTTGTTGAGACCTCTGCACTGTTAGCCGGATAGAATCAGTTCTCAGGAATGTACCATCTTCTTTCACCTTCAGGGCTTTGCACGTGCTCCTCCCGCTGCCTTTCCCCCTCTGCCTGCCAACTTTTGTTTGTCTTCCGGAGCTCACCAAGGTCCTGAAGCTTCCCTAAATCCTGAAGTCCGCTTGGGTTCCCCTCCTCTGGCACAGGCAGCGCTTTCACCACGATGGCCTGTGTTCTGCCATCTTCCCTTCGCCCCACAAGTAGATTTCACGTGGGCTGGACCTCTCGATCCTGTTCCACTGTGTACCCCAACCCTTGGCCCGTGGTAGGTTTTCAGTCTGGTTAAATAAAACCCTGTGTgtaggtgtgggggaggggtgagaagCACCGTCTTTACAGTTAGCACCTTGAGGACCTGCTGGTCCGGAgcgctccctcctcccttccgcccactgtcccccaccccccacagctgCAGCCCACCTCCTGCCCAAGTTGGAAGTATGCAGCTCGCACACCTCCCTGGGGGTCTCAGGGAGCCGTATCAGGGACTGGCAGATTTGTGCCTATGGCTACCaattcctgggggggggggggggggggggggggggttccaggaggggagagggattGGCAGTGGTGTGGAGCGGGCTTTGTCCACCCCCATGGTCACTCCTTCTAGACGGCCACGCTGACGTCAGGTGGTGAACAGCCAGACAAAGACGTGGAGAGCCACAGTGATGATGACAGCCAGGGGTCCAAGCCTCCAAAGATGTGAGACCTCATTTcagtggttgggggggggggggtgcgggaggAGAGACGTTTGAACCTCCAGAGAAGGCACCAAGTCTCGTGCCTGACTGGGCTGCTTCGGGTGGAACCGCGTTGTACTGATCTTTGCATCGCCGGCACCTAGAAAGTGCCAGGTCCCGAACAGGAAGTCAGTGTTGAAGGAATGCCTtagagggcaggagagggcaggCCTTTCCACGAGCTCTGTGTGTAATTCttgatccccccaccccacagtctGACCGATGAGATGCTGCTCCAAGCCTGTGAGGGGCGAACAGCACACAAGTGAGTAGTGTTCGGCTCCCCgggctccctgccttcctccctgtcGCAAGCCCACCCTAGAGGATGGTCTGCGCCACTCTGTACTCTTCCCACCCCAGGAGGAAGGGTTCCAGCTGCCCGCAGGCAGCTCCGCGGCAcgtgggggggctcagtcacttaagtgtccagctcttcatcgtggctcaggtcgtgatctcacgggtcatgagatcgagtctcacgtcgggttctgtgccaacCGTGTGgaacctccttctctctctgtccttcccctgctcatgtgcgccttctctcaaaacaataaacgttggaaagagagagaggcagcttCTCCCCTGCCAGTTCTGCACACAATCTCAGGACTAGGCCTGCTCCCCCATACCTCACTCCGACCCGGGCCTCCATGTGTTTCAGGGCTGCTCGTCTTGGGATCACGATGAAGGCTAAGCTCGCTCGGTTGGAGGCCCAAGAACAGGCCTTCCTGGCTCATCTCAAAGGCCAGGACCCCGGGACCTCTCAACTACAGTCTGAGAGCAAGCCccgcaaaaagaagaaaaagaaaagaaagcaggaaggggaggaagaggctACGGCAACTGATGGGGATGCAGGAGAGGAGTGCCCAGAGGACCCAGGCCAGAGCACCAGGAGaagccagaagaagaaaaggcaacagCGAGAAAAGGCGGTTGCAGATGAGACAGGGGGCACAGCTGGCAGAGGCGGGGACGGGGAGGCCACAGGAACAAGTGAGCTGGGAGAGTGGAAGAACGGGGAGCAAACGGATGAGCCCTTCGGGAAAAGGAAGAAGCGGCGGCACCGAGCAGAGAAGGTGGGGGTGTCGGGTGGAACAGGAGGCATTGGGCCGGAGCAGGCGGAGAGCGGGGCGCACGCGGAGCCGGGCAGCAGACGCGAGCAGAGGCGGCAGCAGCAAGACTTGGGTGCAGAAGCCACGGCCCGGGTTGCCGAAGACAGCGGGGCCCAGGAGGCAGCAAGCAGAAGGCACGTTGACGGGAAAAGCAGGAGAAGCAAGAAGAAAAGGCAGCggccccaggaggaggaggatgtaagggagggggagggggaggggggcagagctgGAGTCAGCCCTGATGGGAGAacaaggaaggagaaacagaagaaagactGAAGGGCAGGTCAAGGCGGGGCTCTACAGATTCCTTTTCAGGACTTGAAGTCTGAGACCCCAGTGGACGAGGGCTCCTGCGCCCTCCCCGTGAGGAGTCCCTCCCAAGGAGGAAGCCGAGTGCCGGAGCACCAGCTGCTCACAGGACGGTGTGGGCAAGTGCTGGGGACTGTGGGGACAGGAAGGCAGAGGCCCTCTGGAGGGGCACCCTTGCTGAAGGCAGATGCAAGTGTGGGCAGAATGGACTCCAGCCCATAGCCTGCCAGTGTCAGCACTAGAAAAAATGGTTAGCTTGGGCTCCGGGCCGGGTCAAGTCCTGACTGGCCTCTCCACCCCCCGCCTGCTAACATCCTAAATACAAATTCGCTTCCTGAGATGCCTCTGAAGGGATTTCTTCTGTTCACCTCCATCTTGCTACCCTGTTAGTGGACGGAGAAAGCTCAGAGAACCtcacttgggttttttttcagcACCTGAAAGTCCATTTCCATTGCCCTCAAATGCCACGGCCACCTCCCTTGCCTGCTCTGTTCTCCCAGAAAGGTGGCGCCATGTGTCATTCAGTTTGCTGTCCGGCTCCTGCCACCCAGTAACTTTTATTGCCAGAACAGCTCCCAGGACCCCACGGCGCTGGGAGGGGGGCGCTAAGTCTTTGTTGGGAAGGACGCCCGCCCGTCTCCCCTCACTGCAGACGGTAGACACACTCCGTGTCAGGGTAGGGCGGCAAGCTCAGCTGGTACTTCTTTTCCAGAGCAGGAGGCACGAAACGACCTCCCAGGTAGTGATAGCGACCGGTGAAGTGGCTCGCAGACTTTTTGGGTGCAGTCAGGGAGATGAGCAAGTCTGGCTGGATCCCTCCAGAATTTCCCTTCTCCACGTCCCATCCTGAAAAGAGGGTGTattcagggagagagaagagagcaggtgTCCATTCTTCCATACTTTGTTCTGCCCCTGTCCTGAACGAGGGGGGCCCCGTGTCTCCGCCTGGGGAACCCGCATCCTTGGAGCTCCATGGCCATGGCCTCCTAGGCTTTGGTCTCTTGGGTCCAGCACACAAAAGGTGCTCCCGGCCTGCCCCCTGGCCCTTTTGTGGAATCCCAAAAGCTGTGTTCTGCCCCTTTACGCTCAGCTTGTTTAGAGCTTGGTCTGAGCCTTGGAAGAATGAGGACTCCTGGGTACCTATCTCAAGAAAGGGCAGGACCCAGGCCCCATCCCGCCCAAGCTCCTCGGACCCCGCACCTGAAGGAATGTCGATACTCGCAATGGGCACGGTGAGCCCGCTCAGGACGCTCAGGATGCTCCGGAATGGCTCCCGGACGTCCCCTTTGAAGCTGAAGCCGAAGATGGCATCCACTACCAGCTCGTACAGTTCGTCGATCAGCATGGGCTGTggtggagcagggagaggagagggtgtgGGAGCCCCTGACCGGACAGGGCTGTCCCCTGCACACGCCACTCAGGGGCACACGGgtcattttctctccctcagaGACTTCGGTGCAAACTGGTCAGTGACTTAGACCAAGCCGAGTCCACACGTGGTTTCTGTTCCGAGTGCCCGTCCGCCTGCCTGCCATTGGGGCGGGTACAGGGTGGGGCCGCCTGCAGCTGGAGGCAGGACAGACCCCTCGCTTTCCCTGCAACACCTCAGTCTCTTCACCTGTGAAATGcgttaagaaatttaaaaagcaaagttctTATGTCCCATCCTTAGGTCCATGTCCCTGCAGAAAGGGCTTAGGATGAGGCAGTCACATCAGCCCCTTCTCAGGGGGTTACTGCCTGCCGAGCAGGCCCTGACCTCAGAAGTCAGAGGGAAAGGTGTGGCCATGGATGTGAGAGGCGGCCTCGGGCACTGCTGGAGCGGGGGCAGGCTCTTCACACTGTTCCTGGTCAAACGGTACACTTAGGCACCTGTGCGGGGCACTTCCCCACCTGCCCGGAGTCTGTCCTCCAGAGACGTGGGCGGGGGAGCTCAGCCTGGAAACAAGAGGGGAGAGCACAGCCACCTACCTCCGGGGGCATTTCACCAAGGAAGGGGATGTCCATTTTCTGGCACTGGGTCACCAGTGCACCGAAGAGTGGCTTGTTAGGCCTTTTGGGGTAATAGATGGTTGGCTGGTAGCCctagggggaaggagaggggtcGTTCAAAGTCAGACCTCGGAGCCCCCCGCCGCCCAGCCCTTCCCCGATACTCACAAACAGCTTGAGGTGCCGGGCACAGACCAGGCCGTCTCCTCCGTTATTCCCGGGCCCGCAGATGACCAGGACCGTGGGGGGGCTCCGGGACATAGACTTGGGGGGATAGGCCTGGAGGCGGAGTCAGGGGGCGTCACAGGGGCCCTGGGCGGCCCCAGGCCgccccgggcccccccccccccccccccccccccgggcttgACCGGCGCCACCGACCTTGGCTATGGCTGTGGCGCAGCTCAGCCCCGCCAGCTCCATCAGCTGGTCCACGCTGAACTGGTACTCGTTGAACAGCTCCTCGTCCACGGCCTGGGCCTCCTCCTGGCTGCGGACACCCACGGCCTGAGTCCCGCCCCAGGGCGCTCGGAGCGCGGGCGCGCGGCCGCCCCAGTCCcgacccccgcccccgccccggagcGAGCCCGCCCGAGCCTCGCCTACCTCAAGTACTTCACCGCCGGGCTCGCCATGAGCGCCGGGTCCCCGCGGCCGCCCGACTGCGGCCGCCGCGTCCCCCACCAGGCTGGCCTCGCGCGGCAGACTCCGACCGGGCCCCGGACGCGCTGCAGGTGCGAACCGGCGGCCAGCAGACCGAACCCCAGCAGCGCCCGCAGGGCCCTCATGGAGCTCGCGGCGCGCGCCCCTCCCGCCTCGTCCGGCGCAGGCGCGGCGCTCGCCCCCGCCCCCTGGAGGCGGGGCCTCGGCTCGTCCCGCCCCCTCGCGAGAGCGCGGACGCCTGGCCTCGCGTTCCCTGGGGGCGGAGCGCTTCGCTCGCAGCGGTGTGGGCGGTGGCTGGTCGCCTTGCCGGTCCTGCCCAGAGGGCGGTCCGGGCACGTACCAGCTGCGAGTGCATGTGGCACGTCTGGTGTCAGTGCCCTGCGAGTACGCGCTCCACGGGCGCCAGCGCTTGCAGAGCCGGCCACCGCGCCCGCGACGCGGCGCTCGGTAAATTGGGCTAATGTTGTCACACGGCAAGCGGTTCCCAACGCGGGATGGACTGCTCCGGCTGGAAGAGCAGTACTCGAGAGACAAGTGATGGTGGGAAACGAAGGTTTGCTTTATTCAGGAAGAGAGTGCACTAACACCCCAAAAGCCATCTTCCCCATCCGCCCAGCtgagggtttaaaaaaaacaacgtttttttttaatctttatttttgagagagagacagagacagagtgagagcagggaggaacagagagagagggagacgcagaatccgaagcaggctccaggctccaagctgtgagcacagagcccaacgcgaggctcgagcccacaaaccgtgacatcatgacctgagccgaagtcggaggcttaaccaactgagccacccaggcaccccaagccacaGGGTTTTAAACGGGAGGGCGGTGCCAGAAACGTGGGGGCTGGTGCAAAGGAAGCTGGTGCCTGGGCCCTTAGTCGTTTGTGGTCATGATCTTGGGCAGGCCTTACCTCCCGGAGAGCCTGATCCCTCATTCCTCAAGGCCAGTGGTCTAATCCCTAGGAAAGTAGGTGTTCTGCTACAGACCAAGGGACTTAGGTCAGCAAGCAAGGAGCCCCTAAGCTTGAAGTAAGTTAACCCTTAAGAGTGGTTGCAGTGCTGTTTACAGTATAATTTAAGACCCCTCTCCCAAATACATTAGCTGCCCCTACCTCTGCTTACCAGGATAGCATGCTTCATTTCTCTAATCATACATAATACTTGTTCCCTGTCATCAACATAATAGCTATGGAAATACAAAGTTATAAACCTTAAATAGGTTGAGAGTGTCATGGTTAAAAATGTAGTTGAAACCATAGACTCCAGATTCCAATAACATATCAAGAAACACCTGGAGGGGAAGACTGCAATTTGTACCCAAGAGGTTTTAAGAAcgcaaatacaaaaataaaaaaataaaaactaaaaagaggggtgccagggtggctgagtcagttaagcatatgcctttggctcagattgtgatctcaaaTTTGGTGAGTTTGCCGCTgtcctcttcagatcctctgttcccctctctctctgcacccccactcaaaaataataaataaaataactaaataaatagaatGCAAACACACACTCTCACATACTTAAGCGGcggagtgtggggggggaagtCTTGGGGATAACACACCAGTTACCACTAAGACATTAAGATAAAGTAATTAACCAGGTGAAGGTCctgtttccatgttatttttctGTGCCATGAATTGTATCCTGGCTAGTTCACTGAGAAAGGCAACAACTCCCCCTGCTTTTAATTACTCTTCTGCTATTCTCCTTTTGAATTCTAAAAGATTTATCATCTCCTGTAAGATGTACCCTTGTCCCCAGCTATGCTCGTTTATACACGTTTGTTGtatgttggggagcctgggtggcgcagtcggttaagcgtccgacttcagccaggtcacgatctcgcggtccgtgggttcgagccccgcatcgggctctgggctgatggctcagagcctggagcctgtttccgattctgtgtctccctctctctctgcccctcccccgttcatgctctgtctctctctgtcccaaaaataaataaaaaaacgttgaaaaaaaattaaaaaaaaaaaagaatttatcagaCTGCATTTGCGGTGGAAAATTGTTTTTGTTAGACTGTGTTTGTGGCTGGAAATTGGGTTTTTACATCTAAATTGTAATGTACCTTACAATTGGATAATCTTATGCAAGACCTCATTCATTTTATACCATCACCAGTATGTAGAAGTCCTTCCCCTTTTTGTTAggatctctttttttgtttttaagtaatctctacacccaacatggggcttgagctcatgaccccgacatcaagagtcacacgctccaccaactgagccagccaggtgccccctgaagaTTTATTTCTGAAACACAATATGAAGCATGCTTTTTTGACAGAGAACATTTGAATACTTACATGTGCCACATGCTAACATGAATCAGCTCATTGTACCCTTGCAGCAACCCTGTTAtcgttcccatttcacagaagagcaaactgaGGCTTCAAGGTGTTGAACCACGTGCCCGATGACACAGCGGTAGCTGTTGGTGGAGGGGGAGCTAGGGTCCAAACAGCCTGACCTAGAGTCTGCACTCTAAGGCATTATTCTGTACTGAACTGCCCTCTCTGGTGTGGGAATAGGTAATTAAAGGGTTGTCATTGCTATCTTCATTCTGATGAGATGTTAAGTATAGGACAGTGACACAAGCATATCTCACCCCATGTCCCCAGGAAGTGGAGCCGAAGACCTACTCCATCCTATTTCTGCTTCCAGGCTTCTAGAGTTTTCTTTGAGAAATGCCTTCAAAACCAATTTATTAAAGGCTCATGGATCGAGCACTCCTGAGTTCCGGACGCTTACACATTTCACCCTGTCGATCCTACGATGCATTTTTATCCTCGTGttatagatgaggacattgaCTAGCACAGAGAGAAGTCATTTTCCTAAGATAATACAGCTATTCAGTAGTAGAGTCAGTGACGGTTGACACGGGGTTGGCCTGACCCCGTGGTGATACTCCCGTGTGGCAGCTGCCGCCGCaactctcctttcttccttcggCAACAGAACCCCGGAGTGTTATGTGGCCACACGGCTGCCCGGCTACACACTACATCTTCCAGTCTCCCTTGCAGCAGCCGGGCATGTACATGTGACTAAACTCTGACCAATGAGGTCCGAGCAGAAATGACTTGAAACTGCCAGATGGCACCTTCGAAAAAACGCAGGTTTTCCTccacttcctttttccttcttaccGGCAGGAATGAAGGTGCTGTGCCGTGGGTGGGGCAGCCAGTTTAGGACCTGGCATGGGAATGCTCTGTTGGGGGCTGCAGAGCGTCCTGCCTGACTCCCTGAGCTCCAGGAAGCCACCGCCTCCATGGGGACTGCTTACGTGAGACAGGAGTAAAGTTCTCTCTGTTTAAAGGCACAGttacggggctcctgggtggctcggtcggttaagcgtcctgctctcgatttcagctcaggtcatgatctcaccgttcgtgggtcgAGCCCCGTGGCTGgccttgcagagcctgcttgggattctctctctctctctctctctctctcccccccatctctcataaataaataaatggtagatTACATTGGACTCTGTTACAGCTGGTGAACCTGCATCCAAATCAAGACACCCCCAACACCTGACGAGACAATAAGAAAGGTGAGCGGCCGTGTCCCCAGTGTCCTCAGCAGCTCGTGGCATGCTGGGCATATGGTAGGCCCTCggcagatatatattttttttaatttttttttcaacgtttatttatttttgggacagagagagacagagcatgaacggggaaggggcagagagagagggagacacagaatcggaaacaggctccaggctctgagccatcagcccagagcccgacacggggctcgaactcccggaccgcgagatcgtgacctgagctgaagtcggacgcttaaccgactgcgccacccaggcgcccctcggcagATATTTTAATGAATCCTCAAAATCTCACGGTGAGGAGTTCACGGTGTAGTGGAAACCCTCTTCTCTGACACGACCTGGAATGGGTTCTTTTATttcaacttaaaacaaaaaaatacattcatcTGCCGTCTGTCAAAGAGTGGCCAGGGTCTCTTCTTGGAGAACAGGCCGCGGCTGACTTCTTCATCCTTCGCGCATAAATGGACCACCTGCGATTTCCAGTTTGCTCACGGGGGGGGCGGAACAGCGAGTGGCGTGGTTGAAGCAATCTAAGTGCAAAATTCATCTagacttttattattttgcagCCAAATGTGATCATTGTCTTGGTCCCATCTAATTCAATAGTAGTTTTTGAATTGAGTCACCTTAATCAAGACTTCGAAGGATTCGACTCAGTTTTCATAGAAACGATGCTTGTTTTCACACT
This genomic interval from Prionailurus viverrinus isolate Anna chromosome F1, UM_Priviv_1.0, whole genome shotgun sequence contains the following:
- the LOC125155540 gene encoding G patch domain-containing protein 4 isoform X2; amino-acid sequence: MACVLPSSLRPTSRFHVGWTSRSCSTVYPNPWPVTATLTSGGEQPDKDVESHSDDDSQGSKPPKILTDEMLLQACEGRTAHKAARLGITMKAKLARLEAQEQAFLAHLKGQDPGTSQLQSESKPRKKKKKKRKQEGEEEATATDGDAGEECPEDPGQSTRRSQKKKRQQREKAVADETGGTAGRGGDGEATGTSELGEWKNGEQTDEPFGKRKKRRHRAEKVGVSGGTGGIGPEQAESGAHAEPGSRREQRRQQQDLGAEATARVAEDSGAQEAASRRHVDGKSRRSKKKRQRPQEEEDVREGEGEGGRAGVSPDGRTRKEKQKKD
- the NAXE gene encoding NAD(P)H-hydrate epimerase; the protein is MRALRALLGFGLLAAGSHLQRVRGPVGVCRARPAWWGTRRPQSGGRGDPALMASPAVKYLSQEEAQAVDEELFNEYQFSVDQLMELAGLSCATAIAKAYPPKSMSRSPPTVLVICGPGNNGGDGLVCARHLKLFGYQPTIYYPKRPNKPLFGALVTQCQKMDIPFLGEMPPEPMLIDELYELVVDAIFGFSFKGDVREPFRSILSVLSGLTVPIASIDIPSGWDVEKGNSGGIQPDLLISLTAPKKSASHFTGRYHYLGGRFVPPALEKKYQLSLPPYPDTECVYRLQ
- the LOC125155540 gene encoding G patch domain-containing protein 4 isoform X1; this translates as MSVTPEIKSRGMKFAEEQLLKHGWTQGKGLGRKENGITRALRVTLKQDTHGVGHDPAKEFTDHWWNELFNKTAAGLVVETGQDGVRIRHLSKETTRRNRPKPNLLYQKFVKTATLTSGGEQPDKDVESHSDDDSQGSKPPKILTDEMLLQACEGRTAHKAARLGITMKAKLARLEAQEQAFLAHLKGQDPGTSQLQSESKPRKKKKKKRKQEGEEEATATDGDAGEECPEDPGQSTRRSQKKKRQQREKAVADETGGTAGRGGDGEATGTSELGEWKNGEQTDEPFGKRKKRRHRAEKVGVSGGTGGIGPEQAESGAHAEPGSRREQRRQQQDLGAEATARVAEDSGAQEAASRRHVDGKSRRSKKKRQRPQEEEDVREGEGEGGRAGVSPDGRTRKEKQKKD